In Lolium rigidum isolate FL_2022 chromosome 3, APGP_CSIRO_Lrig_0.1, whole genome shotgun sequence, the genomic window TTCTCTCTCCAAAATCGCCATTTGCTATCCCCCAAGCTCCTCACGCTTCCGCTCATCTCCATTCTCCCCCAATGCTTGCCTTAATACCACCACACACAAAGCTCACCAAGCACACCGCTCCAGGGACCAACACGCCGTCAGAGGAGATGgagatctctggatgggagagatccaagatctcgaaCCAAGATCAAAGCACTCTCAAGAAGCTCGGGCTGTTGAAGAAGAAGTACGCGCTGATCTTTCCTGGCGACAAAAGTTTCCCGACGCCGCGGATCCGATACCGGGTAACTTTCATCGACCACCTCATTCACGGCCTTTCCACCCCCATCCATGAATTCCTTCGTGGGATtctttttgtctatgggattcagctacatcagctgacccctaactccatcctccacatctcgattttCATCAccttgtgtgagtgcttccttggaacccatcctcattggggcccgTCGAAGCGTATTTTCTATCTTCGGCGCAACAGCTCCCGCAATGTCGCCTACAATGTGggcggcgttgtcatctgcgtccgtcccgacgttgattacttcgacgtcaaattccccgactccgttcaagggtggcgcaggagGTGGCTGTACGTTCAGGAGGAGTACAACAGCTCTCAAGAGTACAACATTgccccttttgatggtgccgcaaAAATCCTCAGGCGCCAATCATGGGACGCCGAGGCTACTGATGAAGAGAAAACAGCTACATAtgctctgatgaagcgcatccacgagcTGCAGAACACCCACAGTCAAGAACTGTCGGGTGCCCAAATTActgcttacttccttaggatcagggtgcagccgctgcaggctcgcaaaaacccactttggatgtatgctggcgagaagGATGTTGACCGCCTATCcaaggatctttctgtgaaggacatgGAGAAGTTGATTCGACGTTTCTCCTCGTTGAGCAAGAAAAATGATGTTCCATCTTCTTgccgcgtggagccgtatagcggcaACCACGCCCTTTCCGAAGTAAGTAACTTTTTCCCTACGAGTTGTACTTTTATTTGTCGActtctttctttttgttttgtatgTTTAGGTTGACCTTGCTTTTTCTTTTTGCAGAACCACCAAATTCTATCTTGTCTTCccccccttcccgaaggtggagaggTTGAAGAGCGAGTTGTTGTCACTGACGACTCGCAAGATCCCTCACGTCCCGAGAGTGAGGTCgcaggatctcacaaatccgcgatCCGAAAAATCTGAATCGGAGCCTTCTGAATCAGGTCACTCTCCTCCTTTCGCTGTGTCTCCAAGGAGCGAGAGGAAgagggatgaagtcgaagattaTGGCACATCGAAGCCCACGGAGCATGCAGTCGAAAAAACGTCACCCGGAGAAGAGGGTGCCTTTAACCCTTACGACGATGCAGGCTCCGTTAGCTCGTAAGCTTCTACACTATCATTACTTGTTCCACTTTTTTTTATTGGCATACTCATTTTTCTATGTTGATACTCATTGCCTTTGTTTATTTACTTTTTATGTTACACATGAATTTTGATGTCTAGACATGCAATTGTGCTTAATTGGTGAGACGGCAAGTATAATTGATATatgtttaatattaatatattgtcTTTTATCCGAAAAATCAATTCTCAATGTGAAAAGGAtattaagaagaagaagaaaaggatggACGAGATCTATATAGGTATCCTAGCTAAAACGGCACCACAAGGTCTCTATTCACCATCCTTTTAGCAAAAAAATGTCTTTATTCACCATCCAATCACATCTCCTCTGAACTAGTACATCATGATTATGCAACTTTAGCCTAGTACTATCATGGTGAACTGAAGATCGGGTCAAGTTATTACTAACAAAACAGTGCGGCAGCTGCTTAAGTAACCTACGAAAGCTCTTGTAGATAAGCTTATGATGTAGGCCTGCTGTCACTGTCTCCATAAGTTGGGGGTTAGATTCGGACGCTACTCTATAGAGTATCTGCAATTCAATATCGCTCTTGTGAAATAATATAAAAACTATGCATAATAATATGTTTACTAGGCAAGAACAAAGGGCTCCAGAAGCAATTCACAATGATCTTATTTGAACATCTTacatactccatcatcatgtccAACGGTCCAAGATGCTCAAACTCTCCCACTAATTAATGCATCATCAATTCAAGTTGCGTACTAACGGGAGCCGAGGACTAGTACTAGTAGATGGTGACAATACtcatgtaaaaagaaaaaaagatggtGACAACACTACTTGCGGCACAAGTAGGTACTGCTAGAAATGTggaaacgaaaagtaaaacaacgTCGAGGCGAAGCGATGCATGTCGCGATCGAAGCATCCAGGAAGCAGGAGTATGCTTTGCCTCTCAAAATTTCCTAATCTGCGGCACGCCTTTTCCGAAGGCTAAGCCATCATCAGTCCCCTCCTGGTAGTACAAACTCTTTGGATTAGTCTCGTCTGAACACGACTAGACTCTTTGCCTCTTTGGAGTATAGGCTTGGCGATAATACGAATGGAGCTAAAATTGCGGAGAATCGCACTAACTAAATTTATACATGATTTTTAAGTGGTTCTTCGAAATAGGATTTCTCCCCATTTTATAAATAAAACAACGACCATATAGAGTTCTCGAACAAAAAATAAACTGCTGGGACAACTCACAACATGCTCAACAAAATACAACTCTCGAAAGAGTGAGAATGTAAGCAACGGGATGTCATGGCGATAGATGCCGCAACCTAAGCGTCCTCCGAAGTTGTCCCACCAAGCTACCTGCACCCCGGAACACCTCCATGAAAGAATGCGACATCAACTACGCTACTGTCCGAACCAGCAAGTTTATCCTAGGTTTTTCCCTGGAACTCCAAGGAGAGTGAAGTGGGGGAAACCTCGACGCCCTCCATGGAGGAATGACGACACCTGCAGGCGCCGCGTCGATGCCAGGCAAGCCAACAAGGATTTCTCCCATTCTCCCATGACCACACCCCTAAAGGATCTATTGCCGAGCAGCCCGATGAGGACGCACTAGCATGGATTCAGGCGCAAAAGGGCATCATGGCAAATAGACACCACAACGACCCACATAACTCGGGCCCCAAGGCCCTTAAGCAGGTACCAGATCCAGGACCGCTCGGCGTAGATCTGTCCTGCAAGTCTGCCTTGGCCGTTGGAGCCGCCGCCTAGCCACACTCGACCCACCCATTACCCGAGCCTGATGCACCTCTCGCAACCACCATGACCTCCACCCGCCAGCACACGCTTCCTTGGTTGAAGCCCTATCACCCCTCTGTGGCCCGCACCACGTGGAGCCACCGACGCAATGCTATAGGTAGATCTGGGCACGAGGAGCCGCCGATTCGTCGCCTTAGTCTGCCGCCGCTAGTTCGGGATCGCACCGCGCCTCCACCTCGCGAGCATGGACCATAGATCCGTCGCCGCTGGCACCGCACGGGCTTTGCCCAACAGCTAGCAACGACGGCAGTGGCAGGGGAGGAAGGGGAGGGGAGGGCTCGAGGCTAGGGTTCTGGAGCGCCCGCTTGTCGCTGGCGGGGAACGACATGAATCTTTAACTGGTTAAGCGCCAACTAAAACATATACACGCATTTTAAGTGGTTTGACACCAAGTGCAAAGGCCCCAACCAGACTATTTTGGCTCATGCCAAACTTAGAATCAGATTATAAAATCACTCGCTCACGTCTATGGATGTACGAAGGCACACCCTTCCTCAAAGAAAATGAGTCCGGGAGATTGATTTGATGGATCTTGGAATTGATAAAGTCACCACAAACGTTTCGTTATTCGCGAGAACGTCGTCTTCCACGAATTcccccccccttttttttttttttataaaacagGAAAACATGAAACTAGGATTTGTTTGATTGCGCCATGACGCATGTGCATGATTGATGGGTGGCTGGCAACCCCGGAACGTACACGGACCCGTAGCCATCACGCGCCGTCGCGGAATGCGCCGAACCCACGCCACCCATCCAACCACTCGCCCCCGCCGGGTCGTCGGCCGCCAGAGTACCGACACCCGACGCCGGCGCACCGATACAGTGATTCCCCTTGGATCGTCATGTGTGTTGGGCGTGCCGTGCAAGCGACGCGGACGGGACGTGCGCGCGGGCGGAGCCACCGAACCAGTGGAGCGGAACCTGAATTAAACAACGCAGGATCTACGGCGGAGAACGGCGACAAGATGGAACGGAAGGACCGGCCCGAAGAAAATATCCATctttttttagttattttttttATAGCGTAATAAAAAAGTGATATCTACCTCGTCGGCAACCCCGAACCAAGAGTCGCACGGGCACTTCCTTCCTCCCTTGCTTCTCCCTATCCGatccgagccgagccgagccgagcgGGCGAAACCCAATCCGCTCCCCCGAGAGGAGAGATTAACATTCCATCGTCAGCGTCCGCACACCGGAATTTTCTGCTCAGCAAACAGCGGAGGTAGAGACAACACAAGGAAGGCCTCAATCCTACTGTTAATCATCCTAGTCCATCGCCAAAGAGTAAACAAACCACAGAAACCCTCGCCGCTTTCCCCCCCCACCATTACTGCCCCCGAGAGGAAGGTACAAGTCCCAGGGAGCCGCCCTCAATCCTCGTCTGTCTGCTGCTGactgctgaaggaggaggagatgCAGCGGCGCCGGGCGCAGACGTGGGCCGGGGTCGGGAAgacggcgcaggcggcggcggcgcacgccgcgctCTTCTGCTTCACGCTCCTACTCGCGCTCAGGGTCGACGGCCGCACCGACTACTCCTGGTGGTACGTCTCGTCTCGTAAACCCTAGCTACGCCCTCTCCCCCGATCCCGCCTCGCCCCGTCGTCGCGCGTCGATCTGGTTGCGTGTGGACTGCTACAGTTCGGGGGTGAGATTGGGATGGGGCTGCTGCTGGCAGGCGTGGACTGACTCTCGTGATTCCCCCGGGATGTACGTAGATGCGGTCTAGAGAATCGAGCGCTCGCTGCCCTGCGCGGCGGATTGGGGGCCGCCTTTTCGTGTACGCTCGATTGGGGCGGTGGACTGGTCTGCTCTGGGGCGTACGACTTTCTATGAATGAGGGTGGGGGAGTTGAGTGTGACGGGCCATTGATGAATTTGATCTCGCCAGTAGCCAGGCTTCTGGCTGTTCCATTGCTGAACTGCCCTATGCCTACCTGCTCAATTCCGCAACCTTAACATCTTGCTGTTCGCAATGTTTATGTGTTTTGGGAAACTATCGAGCTCTTACCAGAATACAGACGAATTAAATTAATGCAACATAGCTGTCATGTACACTGTGATGTAGTACATCTCCGGTTTGCGTGTGTGTGTCTGTTCGTGACAACCCTAATACCGAATGCTCATTACTTCCATCTCCCAGGATTATATTCATCCCGCTATGGCTGTTTCATAGCGTCGCCGCCCGCGGAAGGTTTTCAATGCCAGCCCCTTCGCTGCCTCATGGGCGACATGTAAGATTCACTACTGATTTCCCTATTTAAGCTTGTTGCATCTCTGTCTGCAAGTATTCTTCATTTACCACGCGTTGGATCTGATAAGCGCATGTCCTGCACGCACGCAGTGGGCTCCTTGCCATTCCGTCGTCGCCGCGCCGCTGCTGATTGCGTTCGAGCTGCTTCTCTGCATTTATCTTGAAAGCTTAAGAGGTACGTTCTGAAGCCGCCAGATGAATGAAGCTGTCATTGTTAGCTCCACTCCATTCTGTGAACCccaccttttctttccttttgtttttgCCCAGTTAGAAATCAACCAGCTGTTGATATGAAGATTGTGTTCCTCCCTCTGCTCACCTTTGAAGTGATCATTCTCATCGACAATTTTAGGTAACATTTATTTCTCATTCTTTTGTTTAGAATACTAGTACCGAATTTACATTCTTTACATATATGAATTTAGTGGATATACAGATGCAGTATACTCTGGATATTTCCTGTAAAAAGATCTGGCTTAATTTTTTTAAATCCTGATATAGATTATTGAATCTTCTCCTGATTAGGTAATTAGCACAGGTGAAAGCTGTCATGATGTACATTTCTGCTTCCTGCTCCTAGTTCGCTCGTGCTATTTACATATCTTGTAGCTTTCTACTGCTTAGACTATATCTGGAAATCTAGAGAaatgaacaacaacaacaacaacaacaaagcctttattcccaaacaagttggggtaggctagaggtgaaacccataagatctcgtaaccaactcatggttctggcacatggatagcaagcttccacgcggctctttccatggctagttctttggtgatactcTAGTCCTTCAGATCTCtttacggactcctcccatgtcaagtgtggtctaccccgtcctctcttgacattatcagcacgctttagccgtccactatgcactcgagcttctggaggcctgcactgaatatgtccaaaccatcttagacgatgttgggcaagcttctctgcaatcggtgctaccccaactctatcttgtatatcatcattccggactcggtccttcctcgtgtggccacacatccatctcaacatgcgcatctccgccACACCTAACTGTTGAATATGCCGCCTTTTAGTCGGCCAACACTCAACGCCATACAACATTGCGGGTTGAACCGCCGTCCTATAGaacttgccttttagcttttgtggcactcttatcacaaagaatgccagaagcttggcgccacttcatccatccgGTTTTGATCCGGTGGTTCACATCTTCATCAATATCCCCATCCTTGTGCAGGATTGACCCCAAATATCGAAAGGTATCCTTCTGAGGCACCACTTGCCCATCCAGgctaacctcctcctcctcgtgcctagtagtactgaaaccgcacatcatgtactcagttttagttttactaagtctaaaacctttcgattccaaGGTTTGTCTCCGTGGTTCTAACTTCGTATTGACCCCGTTCGACTATCATCGATtaggaccacatcatccgcaaagagcatacaccatgggatatatccttgtatatcccttgtgacctcatccatcaccaaatcaaatagataagggttcaaagctgacccttggtgtggtcctattttaatcgggaagtcatcggtatcgccatctcttgttcgaacacttgtcacagcATTATCGTACATGtacttgatgagggtaatgtactttgcttggaatttatgtttctccaaggcccaccacatgacgtgTCGCGGTATCTTATCGTAGGCCTTCTCCAAGTCAATGAACACCTTATCTAGAGAAATGAACTGCCCATTTTTTTAATGTGGTTCGCCTATCAGAAGCAGCTAGATTCATTTTCTTGCAACCCCAACTTATGTACATTTTTGTAAATGGTTGCGGATGCACCCATGCGTGGAATCTGCATTCAATCTCACTGCTTATTGTTGCTTATTGTAGCGGTTGGAGACAAATGTCAACGACACTTTATTCTCATTTTAGAGTTCAGTTATATCTTGTCAGAATCATGATTCTGCTATGCGATTCTACGACTATACGACCCAAATTAAGTGAACCAATTCATTGATTCTGCTAAGTAGAATCTAAGATTTTACGATTCTAAAAGTTAAGATCCTACAGTTTGCGACTCTACCATAGAGGTTCCGATTCGATTCAGAATCACCATTCTGACAACATTGCTTGTAATCACAGTTCTGATCTTGCTTCTGTTGGTTGCAAATTTATAGCTTCTAAACTTGAAGAACTTTTGTTGTGGACTGTTAAAATTGCCTTTTCATAGTTGTCAGACAGCACGTGTAAAACTGTAAATCAATTCAAGTATTGTGTTTTTCTAAACAATGCTAGATAGCTTCCATGTTCTCTTGAAGAGACTCAAAATTCTCACATTAATTAAAGAAAGAGAGTTCTGAATGGTTTATCTTTTAGGGGTATAGATCACAAAGGTGCGTATTGGTCAAAGATGCAACGATGTTTCAGTAATAAGCATTAAGAGCTGTAAACATAACAGCTCTACAGCCCCATTCCGATTTTAATGTATCAATAGTATCTAGCTCCATTGAAATATGAATGTACTTTGCATCCACCCTTATTGTGTTACTAATAAAATAATGGCATTCACCAATATATTATTGCTTATATCTTAAGAAGTACTTCCTCCgacccataatataagatgttattacaaccaatatagGAGGAGTATATTGTGGAAACCCCAAATGTAGCCCAAGCTACATGGCTCCTGttccttttcaaaatttgaattcgatatttatagtttcaaaaaattctgatttttttctagatgtagccaatgatATACTCTACCACTGTGCCACATCTCAGATGAAATACATTGTatactaggctacacaaaaatgaaaaattctGACAAATGTTGGAGGTTTCAAAATCTGTACTGTTCACTATGTCAGATCCATAGTTTTGTGAACCTTGTACAGCCCAAAATATTGAGTCTTTCGTATTTCTTTTTTGCATAGTCGCAGAGTACATTATTGTCTAGCTCCAGAAATTTGTTCATAATTTTTGAAACTATGAAATgccattttgatttttttttgaaaaaaagggctacatgtagcctGAGGTCCAAACCAACACTCGAGTATAACACGTTATATTATGGGTCGGAGGAAGTACTTAAGATATAAGCAATTATCATTTAAAATGTTAGCATCCATTTTTTAAACTATTGTTGTGTCAATCCCCTCTCAGCAACTTTAATTAAAGATCCCCTTTGATGGAACTCTGCAATAACAACGAAAGTACTGTTTGTTATTTTACTAGAataattatgcttgtaataagtaTGGATCTTAACATATATGTTTTTTGATGGGATATCCATTTTTCAGAATGTGTAAAGCTCTAATGCCAGGAGATGAAGAAAGCATGAGCGACGAAGCTATTTGGGAAACACTTCCTGTAAGTTATCTTGTATTCTTGAACTATCACAGTTCAACTTTTATTGATTAAACAATTACTTCATCTCCTTCCattcacaaggaaagaaatgcaAAAAATATATTTGGATGCCGATGCCACTTAATTATAGACTTGAAAGCCATGCACCAAATAGCGAGCTCTTTTGTTTCGCTGTTTGGAATTAAATAATATAGTGGTATGTTACAATGCATTATATCAATATGGCCTCTTCCACATTAAAGCATGTTTATATGAATTGCTTCTATGTAGCCCAAAATAGGAACATGGTCCAACTGCTCGTATATCTTGCATCAATGTACTCTGAAATAACTGAAATGCACAAATATATCAATTAAACGTTATTTCACCAAATATATGGTTGGATTATTTCATTCTCTTTGATACTCTACTTGTAGATGTCAAATTGAATGCCCCTCCAGGGCAAGAGACTCACTCTGCAATGTGCAATTCTCACTGTTAGCAACCCTTTGCCAAATTGGTTGCCACACAGGGCAGAAGTGCAAAACCCTCCTAGATTGATGGAATCCTGTGTTTTCGGACGTTTCAGAGCTCAGCGGTCTATTTTAGACTGTTTGGTGTTTATGGTCGAACGTCAAACTTGGGTGATAGTTGAACCTTGAAAAATGGACGTTTTCCACAAAATGTAATACAGTACATAATATTCATGTATCCAAGTGACAAGTTTTTTCGACTGGAGGAGCATGTTAGTGCAAATCAATAAAACACAGTGATTTGGAATTTTCATGGACAATTTCATCATGTGTTTTTctgttgtactccctccggtcggatttaatcgatgCGGAGGGAGGGCTGCGCACGCATGTGATTAGCGGGTTTGCGCGTCGATTAATTCCGTCCGGAGTTAGTATATCACTATTAAATTCTTGAAGTTTTGACTGCACATAGTGTGAAAACACTAGCCATTTTTCTGTTACGTACAGTAGAGTAATACACATTTATCTTATATTAGATGACTTTGATTTTGTAACCAGCATTTTTGGGTCGCAATCTCTATGGTGTTTCTTATAGCTGCTACAACCTTCACACTTCTCAAGTTGTCTGGTAAATATCCCGACTTGCCTTTAATTGTTAGTTTGTTACTTGTTAAAATGAGTTTCTTTTTATTGTTGTTTtgacaaaaatattattttttcttaaTGACTATAAGCAAGTGGATGTTCTGAGGCATATCTTTCTTCCCAGAGTCCTTCACCATAGAGcaacactctttgtttgcttacaaTGTAATCCAGATGCACAAAACAAAGATTCCATGGATTGATTGTTTTGTGCTTCTGTATTACATTGTATAGTTGAACCTTTATTTCTACACTTGGCAATACTCTTTGTCTTTGTTATGGTCCTATTGTATGAAATGCCTAGGCTTTCTAAAGGTTCTTTATTTGTTCACTAGAGTAGAAGGGTGACTGTTCGCTGTGAGATTATTCTTCTCTGAGGGCGACTTAGGATTTGAAAGGGAGACAATCTTGTTCTGAGATTCCCAAGAAGGATTTTTTTGCTGTATAGGTTGTAGAAGCTGTctacatactccctctgttccataattcttgttgtggttttggttcaaatttaaactaaaatcacgacaagaattatggaacggacgGAGTACTTCCTGAGCATTTTGTACATCCAACCAGATCTTCGAAAACATTATCTATATAAAATCATTTTTTATTGGGCCTCCTTACTttgcacaatattatgctttaatAGTGACTTATTGGATATGACAGGTGATGTTGGTGCTTTGGGATGGTGGGATTTATTTATAAATTATGGGTGAGACTGATATTGATAACATTTGTATTTAACAGCTGGAATGTCTGATAGTCTAACATATCACCTTGTTTATACAGGATTGCGGAGTGTTTTGCTTTTCTTGTTTGTACAAGATGGTTCAATCCCATGATTCATAGGCCTCCCACTCACGGGGAGGCTAGCTCGTCGTCAACCGCGATTAGATATCGTGATTGGGAGAGTGGTCTTGTCCTCCCATCACTGGAAGACCATGAACACGAGAGAATTTGTGGCCTTCCAGACATAGGAGGTCATTTCATGAAAATACCTCTGGTGGTTTTCCAAGTTTTGCTTTGTATGCGGTTAGAGGTACATGCCATTCAAGTcatatactatggttgagattaatGGGTCATATCTACTATTAGACACAGTGGCAGATGAAAAACTGCCAGTGAAATAAtacttttctcttttctttttgaaaGAACATGTTGCTTGAATTATTGAAAACATTGAAAACTGGTTTGAACATATTTCTGGAGTTAAATAGGATGCTAAATAAAAAGTAAAAACACTTGACCTCCTAGTAACTGAATTGCATCAATAATGATCTTCATAACCTCATTGTTGGTAACTTATTCTGTCTGTTTTTTCAGGGTACACCACCTAGTGCTCGCTACATTCCTATATTTGCTCTTTTCTCCCCACTATTTATTCTACAAGGAGCTGGTGTCCTATTTTCACTAGGAAGATTGGTTGAGAAAGTTGTTCTGCTACTGCGTAATGGACCAGTTAGTCCTAATTACCTTACCGTATCATCGAAAGTCCGTGATTGCTTTGCTTTTCTTCATCACGGTTCAAGGTAAAACTGATAGTTACTATGGATCTGTTATtatgtttatttattttcttgctGGCTTATTTTTGGAGAGGCACTATGGAGCAGTATAATAATATTCCACCTTCATACCGATTTCTAATAAGGTAGCATCTGTATATGTTGTTCAGGCTTCTTGGTTGGTGGTCTATCGATGAAGGGAGCAAGGAAGAGCAGGCCCGGCTGTTTTATACTGAATCTAATGGGTATAATTATCGATTTCATCTTGTTCATACGAgttcatatatattttgttaATTTGCTCAAGGTGCTGCTATGTGTCATTGCTTCGAATGTTTATAAGGTCTCTGAAGCTGTatgtttattttccttttgttgAAGGTACAACACATTCTCAGGCTACCCGCCTGAGGTAGTAAAGAAAATGCCTAAGAAGGATTTAGCAGAAGAGGTATCCCTTTTGTTGTTCTATGGACAATCATTTACCATATTACAGTTTTATTCACTCCAGGATTATAAACATAAGCAATAACTTTCCTACTTATTCTATTTCAGGTTTGGAGACTCCAAGCGGCATTGGGAGAGCAGTCTGAAATCACGAAATCTACTCAGCAGGAATATGAAAGGCTTCAAAATGTACTTTCCCTTTCGCTGACTTATCCTGGCCCTTTTTTCATTGAAATCAGTTTTTTGGATGGCGTGTTGTCAttctctttattgaaaaggtCAAACAAATACTCCTCGTTTCAGGAGAAGGTACTTTGTAGGATTTGCTATGAAGGAGAAATATGCATGGTCTTACTTCCTTGCCGGCACAGAACTTTATGCAAGTACGATTCAACTGCTTGTGTAACTGTTTTCGATCTTTGCAACTGGGCTTTTCAATGTGTTGTTGATTAGAAACTACCATTTTCTTTGTTGTTTAGGTCTTGTTCGGATAAGTGCAAGAGATGTCCAATCTGCCGTAACCCCATTGATGAGCGCATGGCTGTATATGATGTTTAAACTTCACTGACTGGTCTGAACATTACAAATCTGTACATGTGGGCTGTGAGATGTCG contains:
- the LOC124703994 gene encoding uncharacterized protein LOC124703994; protein product: MQRRRAQTWAGVGKTAQAAAAHAALFCFTLLLALRVDGRTDYSWWIIFIPLWLFHSVAARGRFSMPAPSLPHGRHWAPCHSVVAAPLLIAFELLLCIYLESLRVRNQPAVDMKIVFLPLLTFEVIILIDNFRMCKALMPGDEESMSDEAIWETLPHFWVAISMVFLIAATTFTLLKLSGDVGALGWWDLFINYGIAECFAFLVCTRWFNPMIHRPPTHGEASSSSTAIRYRDWESGLVLPSLEDHEHERICGLPDIGGHFMKIPLVVFQVLLCMRLEGTPPSARYIPIFALFSPLFILQGAGVLFSLGRLVEKVVLLLRNGPVSPNYLTVSSKVRDCFAFLHHGSRLLGWWSIDEGSKEEQARLFYTESNGYNTFSGYPPEVVKKMPKKDLAEEVWRLQAALGEQSEITKSTQQEYERLQNEKVLCRICYEGEICMVLLPCRHRTLCKSCSDKCKRCPICRNPIDERMAVYDV